A section of the Arcobacter roscoffensis genome encodes:
- a CDS encoding tape measure protein — translation MSKYSVAEVIFDIKADTSHLVKSTDKAHSYMKKQVGNIKTTVLSLATAYISVQTAMKGLEQVQRSINLSSEFEKLETVLKTVEGSTIKTEQSMQWIENFSKYTPYKIKQVTESFVSLRTYGLEPTNGLLKTLGDTSSAMNKPLQQSVEAIADAIVGENERLKEFGIRAEKMGEEIKYSWINSSGEARQTIISNNSDIIESTLESIFNSKYAGAMEEQSKTLNGMLSNMSDNWTIYQKKVMDGGLYDYFKAVVFVVNDEMSKAFENNANIGIEYSNIIIESINSTILGFGKLYDVLETVGDSYNVVRYSAETSFWGIQVVTASLSRFIQESMESSINYVVEGFEDMINNVVNGINTIIGQANSTGLVNFSYVSSVDYEKVDFGIEGLLEREAYVKENFELASENLKLAYEDLFTTSNDGFDLAQKFITDVNSRFKEIRNNNQDISSEKPDFGDSASNASDVIDNINDQLTDYQVDSSIIDKIKDTSDLLSFNLENATDATKKYIDVMSEEDGLNYTIKEQTYTTEKLVNESKAVVSVFNEATEEIKEFIFQFEDTFINSLKTNADYMQNVFSQDTNLNKTLSYIDALEQMQEAQQNLLNNPLDVQIGQQYQESFQAFVESTEQVLNSENYSTNQDYIFAQATVGNQISSFQNNALDAYNVFTSMNDLLTSINKSFEDGILTDDEKTTISNVADSVNVNNEKLLGSNSSLIKSTNYITSAVNDQEYYNNSNLAKSVDLTQNTNSVTAALSTVNSSVGNINIPDVELDTEPITLALNGTNSNSVTDFIQKLMGGNSTGISLSSISSSFPELSVDTGLDVSSLSNISANTATTAVNANNTKNAVTSMAGGKSLRNLQVKRVTEWTQSYGDGTTSTNIAYQYYAKGGYTGVGHGLPDHTGHKQAKIITHDNEWIAPKWMVTAYPSLFSFLEKSRKNRGLISGNLKKASNEVKSISIESNNSDNGLSDKYLFVVADELKKMNRILSNVTNNGEAMLTEAV, via the coding sequence ATGAGTAAATATTCAGTAGCAGAAGTTATATTTGACATAAAAGCAGATACTAGCCATCTTGTAAAGTCTACGGATAAGGCTCATTCTTATATGAAAAAGCAAGTAGGTAATATTAAAACTACAGTATTATCATTAGCTACTGCATATATATCTGTACAAACTGCAATGAAAGGGCTTGAACAAGTTCAAAGAAGTATTAATTTATCTTCTGAATTTGAAAAGCTTGAAACAGTTTTAAAAACTGTTGAAGGTAGTACTATCAAAACAGAGCAATCAATGCAGTGGATAGAAAACTTCTCAAAATATACACCATATAAAATAAAACAAGTAACAGAAAGTTTTGTAAGTTTAAGAACTTATGGATTAGAGCCAACAAATGGTTTACTTAAAACATTAGGTGATACATCTAGTGCCATGAATAAACCTCTTCAACAATCAGTAGAAGCAATAGCTGATGCAATAGTTGGTGAAAATGAAAGACTTAAAGAGTTTGGTATTAGAGCTGAAAAAATGGGTGAAGAAATTAAATACTCATGGATCAACTCAAGTGGAGAAGCAAGACAAACAATTATTAGTAATAATAGCGACATAATAGAAAGCACACTTGAATCTATTTTTAATAGTAAGTATGCAGGAGCAATGGAAGAACAAAGTAAAACTCTAAATGGTATGCTTTCTAATATGTCAGACAACTGGACAATCTATCAAAAGAAAGTGATGGATGGAGGATTATATGACTACTTTAAAGCTGTAGTATTTGTAGTAAATGATGAAATGTCAAAAGCATTTGAAAATAATGCAAATATTGGTATTGAATACTCTAATATTATAATTGAAAGTATTAATTCAACTATTTTAGGTTTTGGTAAATTATATGATGTATTGGAAACAGTTGGAGATAGTTATAATGTAGTTAGATATTCAGCAGAAACATCATTTTGGGGAATTCAAGTAGTAACTGCTTCATTATCAAGATTTATTCAAGAATCTATGGAATCTTCTATTAATTATGTTGTTGAAGGTTTTGAAGATATGATCAACAATGTTGTTAATGGAATTAACACAATTATTGGGCAGGCTAATTCAACAGGCCTTGTTAATTTTTCTTATGTTTCTAGTGTTGATTATGAGAAAGTAGATTTTGGAATAGAAGGGCTTCTTGAAAGAGAAGCTTATGTAAAAGAGAATTTCGAATTAGCTTCAGAAAATCTAAAATTAGCTTATGAAGACTTATTTACTACTTCAAATGATGGTTTTGATTTAGCACAAAAATTTATTACAGATGTAAATTCAAGATTTAAAGAAATAAGAAATAATAACCAAGATATTAGTTCTGAGAAACCAGACTTTGGAGACAGTGCAAGTAATGCATCAGATGTAATAGATAATATAAATGACCAATTAACTGACTATCAAGTTGATTCTTCAATTATTGATAAAATTAAAGATACTAGTGATTTACTATCTTTCAACTTAGAAAATGCAACAGATGCAACAAAAAAATATATTGATGTAATGTCCGAAGAAGATGGACTAAACTACACAATAAAAGAACAAACATATACTACAGAAAAACTAGTTAACGAATCAAAAGCAGTAGTTTCAGTTTTCAATGAAGCAACAGAAGAAATAAAAGAGTTTATCTTCCAATTTGAAGATACTTTTATAAATAGTCTTAAAACAAATGCAGACTATATGCAAAATGTTTTTTCACAAGATACAAATCTAAATAAAACACTTTCTTATATTGATGCTTTAGAACAAATGCAAGAAGCACAACAAAACTTATTGAACAATCCATTAGATGTACAGATTGGACAACAGTATCAAGAGAGTTTTCAAGCTTTCGTTGAAAGCACTGAGCAAGTACTTAATAGTGAAAATTATTCAACTAATCAAGACTATATATTTGCACAAGCAACAGTCGGAAATCAAATATCATCTTTTCAAAATAATGCATTAGATGCATACAATGTATTTACTAGCATGAATGATTTACTTACAAGTATTAATAAATCGTTTGAAGATGGAATATTAACTGATGATGAAAAGACTACCATTAGTAATGTTGCTGATAGTGTAAATGTTAATAATGAAAAGTTACTTGGCTCTAATAGCTCATTAATTAAAAGTACAAATTATATTACATCTGCAGTTAATGACCAGGAGTATTACAATAATTCAAATTTAGCTAAGAGTGTTGATCTAACACAAAATACAAATAGTGTTACAGCTGCACTTTCTACAGTAAATTCAAGTGTTGGTAATATAAACATACCTGATGTAGAACTTGATACAGAACCAATAACACTTGCTTTAAACGGTACTAATTCAAATAGTGTTACTGATTTTATTCAAAAACTTATGGGTGGAAACTCAACTGGAATTTCATTAAGTTCTATTTCATCTTCATTTCCTGAACTATCAGTTGATACAGGTCTTGATGTTAGTAGTCTTTCTAATATTTCTGCAAATACTGCAACTACAGCAGTAAATGCGAATAATACAAAGAATGCGGTTACTTCAATGGCAGGCGGAAAAAGCTTACGTAACTTACAGGTTAAAAGAGTAACAGAATGGACACAGAGCTATGGAGATGGTACAACTTCAACAAACATTGCTTACCAATATTATGCTAAAGGTGGTTATACAGGAGTTGGGCACGGACTTCCTGACCATACAGGGCATAAACAAGCAAAAATTATTACACATGATAATGAATGGATAGCTCCAAAATGGATGGTCACAGCTTATCCTTCATTGTTTTCATTTTTAGAAAAATCAAGAAAA
- a CDS encoding phage tail assembly protein T: protein MFKLAHELGKTVSELENTISESELYEWMEYFEKYPPLVDRVEMQLAMLTQATIAPYSKKSLELQDFMITGQKDIKMLEGQELENFIFERLG, encoded by the coding sequence ATTTTTAAACTTGCGCATGAATTAGGAAAAACAGTTTCAGAACTTGAAAACACTATAAGTGAAAGTGAACTGTATGAATGGATGGAATATTTTGAAAAGTATCCACCCTTAGTAGATAGAGTTGAAATGCAACTTGCAATGTTGACACAAGCAACTATAGCACCATATTCAAAAAAGAGCTTAGAACTTCAAGATTTTATGATTACAGGACAAAAAGACATAAAAATGCTTGAAGGGCAAGAGCTAGAAAATTTTATATTTGAAAGATTAGGATAA
- a CDS encoding HK97-gp10 family putative phage morphogenesis protein — protein sequence MIGVKVKGLDTAESILRKLPQSVQKKALSGMVRAGAKVILEEAKKNVPVDTGSTKESLTIQKQRSKDKNIVHYGVVPLASKVKRKRFTLSDGKKWSIKGEVASGYAAFFLEKGTAYMQPKPFLSTATSKNDEAYEAGKKYLVKRANKIIGDAKR from the coding sequence ATGATTGGTGTAAAAGTAAAAGGACTTGATACTGCAGAAAGTATTTTAAGAAAGTTACCTCAAAGTGTTCAAAAAAAGGCATTGTCAGGAATGGTAAGAGCAGGTGCAAAAGTCATATTAGAAGAAGCAAAGAAAAATGTTCCTGTTGATACAGGTTCAACAAAAGAAAGCCTTACTATTCAAAAACAAAGAAGTAAAGATAAAAATATAGTTCATTATGGAGTAGTTCCATTAGCTAGTAAAGTTAAAAGAAAAAGGTTTACTTTATCTGATGGTAAAAAATGGAGCATTAAAGGAGAGGTAGCAAGTGGTTATGCAGCCTTTTTTTTAGAGAAAGGTACAGCATATATGCAGCCAAAACCTTTTTTAAGTACGGCAACCTCTAAGAATGATGAGGCATATGAAGCAGGTAAAAAATATCTTGTAAAAAGAGCAAATAAAATCATTGGAGATGCAAAAAGATGA
- a CDS encoding phage head closure protein, which yields MRAGSLRDVIVIEKSITTSNEYKEKVKTFEPFVETRTQVSHVSSNEKYFNGKYTDKIVKKFRLRYIDGVTTDMRIVFEKENYDIKEVVDPSRRKRELLIVGELVK from the coding sequence ATGAGAGCAGGTTCATTGAGAGATGTAATAGTAATTGAAAAATCAATTACCACATCAAATGAATATAAAGAAAAAGTAAAAACTTTTGAACCATTTGTAGAAACAAGAACACAAGTATCTCATGTAAGTTCGAATGAAAAATATTTTAATGGTAAATATACTGACAAAATAGTCAAAAAGTTTCGTCTTAGATATATAGATGGTGTTACAACTGATATGAGAATAGTTTTTGAAAAAGAGAATTATGACATTAAAGAAGTTGTTGATCCATCAAGAAGAAAAAGAGAGTTACTTATTGTTGGAGAACTAGTGAAATGA
- a CDS encoding head-tail connector protein produces MLKQTVAPTTESIEAILSLEDAKEFANIVGAHDDKVMSDLIKAAINDAEDITNRQFASATYELTLPKFTQNMRLPKNPIQGVSKIEYMDQDGNYQTLETANYFFYEELEVGTLVFENLPGLKVHPQAVKITFTSGYETADKFPAMLRQWLKVRVNTLYEHREELVLGTISTKLGHVDSVLDRYRIRSM; encoded by the coding sequence ATGTTAAAGCAAACAGTAGCACCAACAACTGAATCTATTGAAGCTATTTTATCTTTAGAAGATGCAAAAGAATTTGCAAATATTGTAGGAGCTCATGATGACAAAGTTATGAGCGATTTAATAAAAGCAGCAATAAATGATGCAGAAGATATTACAAATAGACAGTTTGCAAGTGCTACTTACGAGTTAACACTTCCAAAATTTACTCAAAATATGAGACTTCCTAAGAATCCTATTCAAGGAGTTTCAAAGATTGAGTATATGGACCAAGATGGAAATTATCAAACATTAGAAACTGCGAATTACTTTTTTTATGAAGAGTTAGAAGTAGGAACTTTAGTCTTTGAAAATCTTCCAGGTCTAAAAGTTCATCCACAAGCTGTAAAAATCACTTTTACAAGTGGATATGAAACTGCAGATAAATTCCCTGCAATGTTAAGACAATGGCTGAAAGTAAGAGTTAATACTCTTTATGAACATAGAGAAGAACTTGTTCTTGGAACTATAAGTACAAAACTTGGTCATGTTGATAGTGTTTTAGATAGATATAGAATAAGGTCAATGTAA
- a CDS encoding phage major capsid protein: MTLEQLRALQAKRFKQLQAILDGADSEKGLTHEESQRYDSIEEEYERDEKQIKRLERASKRNSYMNQETTNPAYENGTSNDNNDDEDSSDIGKRAFWKMARNEALTPEESRALVTTNDSKGGYLVPETFADTIIQKTTEKSYIRDLATVTLSSHTENIPVEGDDGENGWIDEEGTYPESDPTIGNVQLSAWKTGRIVKVTDEALEDSVPAIEGYVAMKFSKSTTKAEEAAFISGDGTKKPKGVLVTAETGLTTATIGISGDEMIDFMASLDEDYEGNAWLMMNKNTRAKLRKLKGSDGQYLWVQGFNGNPDTFDNKPIRINKYMPDIAANTTPIAYGDFSYYHIKDRKVMTLKRLNEKYADTGHVGFRIDKRVDGKLVLPEAVKKLKMPAS, encoded by the coding sequence ATGACATTAGAACAATTAAGAGCTTTACAAGCTAAAAGATTTAAACAATTACAAGCAATTTTAGATGGTGCTGATTCTGAAAAAGGTTTAACACATGAAGAATCTCAAAGATACGATTCAATTGAAGAAGAGTACGAGAGAGATGAAAAACAAATTAAAAGATTAGAAAGAGCATCAAAAAGAAATAGTTACATGAATCAGGAAACTACAAATCCTGCATATGAAAATGGAACTTCTAATGATAATAATGATGATGAAGATTCAAGTGATATTGGGAAAAGAGCTTTTTGGAAAATGGCAAGAAATGAAGCATTGACTCCTGAGGAATCAAGAGCACTTGTAACAACAAATGATTCAAAAGGTGGGTATTTAGTTCCAGAGACTTTCGCAGATACTATTATCCAAAAAACTACTGAAAAATCTTATATTAGAGATTTGGCAACAGTTACACTTTCATCTCATACTGAGAATATTCCAGTTGAAGGTGATGATGGTGAAAATGGGTGGATTGATGAAGAAGGAACTTATCCTGAATCTGATCCAACAATTGGGAATGTTCAATTATCTGCATGGAAAACAGGAAGAATTGTAAAAGTTACAGATGAAGCACTTGAAGATTCTGTTCCAGCTATTGAAGGGTATGTTGCTATGAAATTTTCAAAGTCAACTACAAAAGCAGAAGAAGCTGCATTTATTAGTGGTGATGGAACAAAAAAACCAAAAGGGGTTTTAGTAACTGCAGAAACAGGTTTAACAACAGCTACTATTGGAATATCTGGAGATGAAATGATTGACTTTATGGCTTCATTGGATGAAGATTATGAAGGAAATGCATGGCTTATGATGAATAAAAACACAAGAGCAAAACTTAGAAAATTAAAAGGTTCAGACGGCCAATATTTATGGGTACAAGGATTTAATGGAAACCCAGATACTTTTGATAATAAGCCAATTAGAATTAATAAGTATATGCCTGATATTGCTGCTAATACAACTCCTATTGCTTATGGTGATTTTTCTTATTATCACATCAAAGATAGAAAAGTTATGACATTAAAAAGATTAAATGAAAAATATGCAGATACAGGGCATGTTGGATTTAGAATTGATAAAAGAGTGGATGGTAAATTAGTACTTCCTGAAGCAGTAAAAAAATTAAAAATGCCAGCTTCATAG
- a CDS encoding peptidase, producing the protein MKINIRELLCGQVFYRNASVMQIPKSNEESRADNQAELNENNHRFVLISENNACERYDWWEGEIFIEELSLDGAKYEALKTFFTDHNPRVDTAIGAIENKQKVGKELFADVRYCSDEYSQNVKLKYDEGILTDVSIGYRINEIVETKYKDQPNHILVTDFDIVELSAVWKGADSGAFKIEKNKPENIEDEKRFSHEFYKRKLNLLKRG; encoded by the coding sequence ATGAAGATTAATATTAGAGAGTTGCTTTGCGGACAAGTCTTTTACAGAAATGCATCTGTTATGCAAATTCCAAAATCAAATGAAGAATCAAGAGCAGATAACCAAGCTGAATTAAATGAAAATAATCACAGATTTGTATTAATTTCAGAAAACAATGCTTGTGAAAGATATGACTGGTGGGAAGGTGAAATATTTATTGAAGAATTGTCTTTAGATGGTGCTAAGTATGAAGCCTTAAAAACTTTTTTTACAGATCATAATCCTAGAGTAGACACTGCAATTGGTGCTATTGAGAATAAACAAAAAGTAGGTAAAGAACTTTTTGCAGATGTTAGATATTGCAGCGATGAATATTCTCAAAATGTGAAGCTTAAATATGATGAGGGAATCTTAACAGATGTTTCTATTGGATATAGAATTAATGAAATAGTAGAAACAAAATATAAAGATCAACCAAATCATATTTTAGTGACAGATTTTGACATTGTTGAATTGTCAGCTGTATGGAAAGGGGCAGATTCAGGAGCCTTTAAAATTGAAAAAAATAAACCTGAAAATATTGAAGATGAGAAAAGATTCTCACATGAGTTCTATAAAAGAAAATTAAATTTATTAAAAAGAGGTTAA
- a CDS encoding phage portal protein — translation MRNFFNSFMETRNNTVLTSDKEGMSEIFSSNKTESGESITKQNAMQISTVFSCIRVLSEGISSLPLHLYKQEGENIEKARIHPLYNILQSEPNTENTAITFWEMSIMHLCLYGNFYAQIIRNRLGHVTRLIPFIPNNVTKWRVEDGTIFYTYQINGKTIHFEQNEIFEVMGMSLDGFTGLSPISYQVETLGLAKSSEKHGARFFKNDATPNFALEHPATLKNDAYERLKKDWIISQGGKNKHVPAILEGGMKIATMSVSNRDSQYLETRQFQKSEICGIFRVPPHLIADLSKSSFNNIQEQSQELVKYTYQPYIIRIEQSINKQLLTKSEKQKYYAKFNVEGLLRGDVKTRYEAYNVARNGGWMNANEIRAKEEMNPIPGGEKYLQPLNMTTTEGNSNED, via the coding sequence ATGAGAAATTTTTTTAATTCTTTTATGGAAACTAGAAACAATACTGTTCTAACCTCTGACAAAGAAGGAATGAGTGAAATTTTTAGTAGTAATAAAACAGAATCGGGTGAGTCAATTACTAAACAAAATGCAATGCAAATATCTACAGTTTTTTCATGTATTAGAGTTCTATCTGAGGGAATAAGTTCTCTTCCTCTTCATCTTTATAAACAAGAGGGTGAAAATATAGAAAAAGCAAGAATACATCCTCTATACAATATTTTACAATCTGAACCAAATACTGAAAATACAGCTATCACTTTTTGGGAAATGTCAATTATGCATTTGTGCTTATATGGAAATTTCTATGCTCAAATCATAAGAAATAGATTAGGACACGTAACTAGATTAATTCCATTTATTCCAAATAATGTAACAAAATGGAGAGTTGAAGATGGTACGATTTTCTATACGTACCAAATCAATGGTAAAACAATACACTTTGAACAAAATGAAATATTTGAAGTTATGGGTATGTCTTTAGATGGATTTACAGGACTTTCTCCAATTTCTTATCAAGTTGAAACTTTAGGACTTGCAAAATCTAGTGAAAAACATGGTGCAAGATTTTTTAAAAATGATGCAACACCAAATTTTGCTTTAGAACACCCAGCAACACTTAAAAACGATGCATATGAACGACTCAAAAAAGACTGGATAATTTCACAAGGTGGCAAAAATAAACATGTTCCTGCAATTTTAGAAGGTGGAATGAAAATTGCAACAATGTCAGTTTCAAATAGAGATAGTCAATATTTAGAAACAAGACAATTTCAAAAGAGTGAAATTTGTGGAATTTTTAGAGTTCCTCCTCACTTGATTGCTGATTTATCAAAATCATCTTTTAATAATATTCAAGAACAATCTCAAGAGCTAGTTAAATATACATATCAACCTTACATTATAAGAATTGAACAATCAATAAATAAGCAATTATTAACTAAATCAGAAAAACAAAAATATTATGCAAAATTTAATGTTGAGGGGCTATTAAGAGGTGATGTTAAAACAAGATATGAAGCATACAATGTTGCAAGAAATGGAGGATGGATGAATGCTAATGAAATTAGAGCAAAAGAAGAAATGAATCCAATACCAGGGGGTGAAAAATACTTACAACCATTAAATATGACTACTACTGAAGGGAATAGTAATGAAGATTAA
- a CDS encoding terminase large subunit: MAFFKGQEVYCYYEKTFERHYRDLEAVRNAEKPNLRYNKKLGKLYVELIQTLRHYKGKWAKQPLILEDWQKKVIAIAFGWEQKNSDGKWVRRFNTIFIFIPRKNGKTLLASAITIVDSLVRFEIGGEVVIFATKKKQAKLAWHGIEKMIAAHPDLKKDYHSSYGVVTLKKIDTTFDTLGRDSDTEDGLNVSVGVADEYHAHPDDSLYEVVESSQGAREQPLMMSITTSGKKITSPAKLMHDHAQKVLEGVIEDDNFFAFVAQPDKDDDPFDELTWFKANPNYGISVTKDYMERQAKQAKDRPEKLPNFKIKNLNIWTNSADAFIPYEKWQNLITGELAEDIEENFVQGFDLSITDDFSANARIYKIGRIFYAKMNYYIPDDNIDERARQLNVPLRSWVDQGYINATPGDVIDYDFIYEDMKPSIDYCDGVIYDAFQAKHLVKRFTEDGYEELLTNLPQGYLSLTSPTKFFKDLVKLNLFRHDGNPVTTWMVFNLIVLNGPGGNIKPDKEDPDNKIDGAAAIINALSYFDATDETSIYESRGLLTLN; the protein is encoded by the coding sequence ATGGCATTCTTTAAAGGTCAAGAAGTATACTGTTACTATGAAAAGACATTTGAAAGACACTACAGAGATTTAGAAGCAGTAAGAAATGCCGAAAAGCCAAATCTTAGATATAACAAAAAGCTAGGTAAGCTTTATGTAGAACTTATTCAAACCCTAAGACACTATAAAGGTAAATGGGCTAAACAACCATTGATTCTTGAAGATTGGCAAAAGAAAGTTATTGCTATTGCTTTTGGATGGGAACAAAAAAACAGTGATGGGAAATGGGTTAGAAGATTTAATACTATCTTTATTTTTATTCCTAGAAAAAATGGTAAAACACTTTTAGCCTCGGCTATCACGATAGTAGATAGTTTAGTTAGATTTGAAATAGGTGGCGAAGTTGTAATCTTTGCTACAAAAAAGAAACAAGCTAAATTAGCATGGCATGGTATAGAAAAGATGATTGCTGCACATCCTGATTTAAAAAAAGATTATCACTCATCATATGGAGTAGTTACATTAAAAAAAATAGATACTACTTTTGATACTCTTGGAAGAGATAGTGATACGGAAGATGGACTAAATGTATCAGTTGGTGTTGCAGATGAATATCATGCACACCCTGATGATTCACTATATGAAGTTGTAGAATCAAGTCAAGGTGCAAGAGAACAGCCATTGATGATGAGTATCACTACAAGTGGTAAAAAGATTACAAGTCCTGCAAAGCTGATGCATGACCATGCACAGAAAGTTTTAGAAGGTGTAATTGAAGATGATAACTTCTTTGCATTTGTTGCACAACCTGATAAAGATGATGATCCTTTTGATGAGCTTACATGGTTTAAAGCAAATCCTAACTATGGAATATCTGTAACAAAAGATTATATGGAAAGACAAGCTAAACAAGCAAAAGATAGACCTGAGAAGTTGCCTAACTTTAAAATAAAGAACTTGAATATATGGACTAACTCAGCTGATGCATTTATACCTTATGAAAAATGGCAAAACTTAATAACTGGGGAACTAGCAGAAGATATTGAAGAAAACTTTGTACAAGGTTTTGACCTTTCAATTACAGATGACTTTAGTGCTAATGCTAGAATTTATAAGATAGGTAGAATCTTCTATGCAAAGATGAATTACTACATTCCTGATGATAATATCGATGAAAGAGCAAGACAGCTAAATGTACCTCTTAGAAGTTGGGTAGACCAAGGTTATATAAATGCAACACCTGGTGATGTTATAGACTATGATTTTATTTATGAGGATATGAAGCCAAGTATTGATTATTGTGATGGTGTTATTTATGATGCCTTTCAAGCTAAACATCTAGTAAAAAGATTTACAGAAGATGGTTATGAAGAGTTATTGACTAATTTACCTCAAGGTTATCTATCTCTTACCTCTCCAACAAAGTTTTTTAAAGACCTGGTGAAGCTAAATTTATTTAGACATGATGGAAACCCAGTTACCACCTGGATGGTATTTAATCTAATAGTTCTAAATGGACCAGGGGGAAATATAAAGCCTGATAAAGAAGACCCTGACAATAAAATAGATGGAGCTGCTGCCATAATAAATGCACTATCTTACTTTGATGCAACAGATGAAACAAGTATTTATGAAAGTAGAGGTTTATTAACTTTAAACTGA
- a CDS encoding P27 family phage terminase small subunit: protein MENYELAKDKVENTKQSYRAIAKEHDVSHTKLIQIAKQDGWNISHRVSKKVSKSSNNSTKKRTEKPAHEKVLGKIAIRKMIELKDELGNKYSNVDEPLIVMYAKNYERYLELEQELNTRGILSKSVKTGTEYMSPNFTAMLALQKSLVSIAQQLGLSIAARKKIGLDLGKEDEGQTTIYDIIESVNKSSENEEDQDGIL from the coding sequence ATGGAAAACTATGAATTAGCAAAAGATAAAGTCGAAAATACAAAGCAGTCATATCGTGCAATAGCTAAAGAACATGATGTAAGCCACACAAAATTGATTCAAATTGCAAAACAAGATGGTTGGAACATATCGCATAGGGTTTCCAAAAAGGTTTCCAAATCTTCCAATAATTCCACTAAAAAAAGAACTGAAAAGCCTGCACATGAGAAAGTTCTAGGCAAAATAGCAATTAGAAAGATGATTGAACTTAAAGATGAACTTGGGAACAAGTACAGCAATGTTGATGAACCACTAATTGTGATGTATGCTAAGAATTATGAAAGGTATTTGGAACTAGAACAAGAACTAAATACAAGAGGTATACTCTCTAAAAGTGTGAAAACAGGCACAGAGTATATGTCACCAAACTTTACTGCAATGCTTGCACTTCAAAAGAGTCTAGTGTCTATTGCTCAACAGCTTGGATTGTCAATAGCAGCAAGAAAGAAAATAGGATTAGATCTAGGAAAAGAGGATGAAGGCCAAACAACAATTTACGACATAATAGAAAGTGTTAATAAGTCAAGTGAAAATGAAGAGGACCAAGATGGCATTCTTTAA
- a CDS encoding HNH endonuclease, with amino-acid sequence MKKKICPIHGFWNQTHAKQRCPKCTKDRNKTYDRTRRNKELDKFYHSKEWKNTRALVLSENPFCVECGHPAQMVDHKKAIKDGGAKLDLNNLQPMCNSCHNKKEIEEGNRW; translated from the coding sequence ATGAAAAAGAAAATATGTCCAATTCATGGGTTTTGGAATCAAACTCATGCAAAGCAAAGATGTCCTAAATGTACAAAGGATAGAAACAAAACTTATGATAGAACTAGAAGAAATAAAGAGCTTGATAAGTTTTATCATAGCAAAGAATGGAAAAACACAAGAGCTTTAGTTCTTAGTGAAAATCCATTTTGTGTAGAGTGTGGTCATCCTGCACAAATGGTTGACCATAAAAAAGCAATCAAAGATGGTGGTGCAAAATTAGATTTAAATAATTTACAGCCAATGTGTAACAGCTGCCATAATAAAAAAGAAATTGAAGAAGGTAACAGATGGTAA